In Plasmodium gaboni strain SY75 chromosome 8, whole genome shotgun sequence, one DNA window encodes the following:
- a CDS encoding hypothetical protein (conserved Plasmodium protein, unknown function), with protein sequence MKFYKYYHNINCRRFHRVSLEGTYINIRRFICHHSNSFYFLLNSSIYNKGHCNFIKNNHAIIKEQQICINKKRKTSTCYNNKLSNENQKNEDIIVNQNESNKGNLNNVVVDEHFNCQYIEEKMFTLITAKDCEQDNIIDILNYISNHKFKNKKAFVFFLRHLIMLSQLYKDIIIINDKIYNNSYIINYIKECVNFIIISRKDYSLNYLFKYFDLLCTFHINDMRLIKKIFYLILCNKHFNDIEEKVIYAYYIIQHLYNNNIFNKFIAILLTNKLLLKINFLRFKQTINDTKNDFLIFFLYYIMYSLNNNINKEIIIQTYVTYYNNMLEKNIQSMKNIVNLNILNQLQHVLLISQYYDSHFNNLIKKNIQTYFPFLNIYDIILVSTNIFLNFTTNNEILLCISTDENIKNKSKHIKSNHNNNIVGSSSTTRCYNNSENGNTKHFKNYYHNFLSLKYLSDSIIRSSDNYISSLNYNDNIEYVYKFLVLTSYCHFTLYANWWADTSIYFKLKKKTNKQKKVLRSRLPYTFHLQEKISHLLDFIFYNSSYSNESEMENIQFERGYPNKEQIIQPNYKLSECNNNIKYQHIQHNVHYDNGCINERICHSNELIKCKSNIIDIKYLTYVFKSFIRISLFNPDYLKKKKKFILLLKNSFIYYINSYIYNYENEEKNLNKINDTKYLIKKKKTDGINTTCNNNISICNKNLHVTHNIKNDKKNNDLYCEPFHLNIYENDLSLYEISSLCECFFLVEYINNQHLDNINNIKVVKKNKQNKQNKQNKQNKQNKQNKQNKQNRQNKQNRQNKQNKQNRQNSCDLIVEEEEYIISNCYDIFEKNIYIFLDKMNRLILKKKLNLTIYKEDYIKNVLLKKFVYQGDIFFNYYLLLRLILPLLFNQSHNHYILLTKRIIIHILSLIFHKNNIKETIDENINNNILDIKNIINNYIKWEDSFIYINNQRRIRKQTKMKRNLLDFIYTGEFIRPSSILILCLYELKKYDDLFEQFIINIFKHHNNLNDNKEHISKYIDEMYEKTNALVIDQNNKK encoded by the exons atgaagttttataaatattatcataatataaattgtAGAAGATTTCATAGAGTCAGTTTAGAGGGTACCTACATAAACATTAGAAGATTCATTTGTCACCATTCTAAtagtttttattttttattaaattcatctatatataacaaaGGTCATtgtaattttataaaaaataatcatgCTATTATTAAAGAACAACAgatatgtataaataaaaaaagaaaaactTCAACATGctataataataaattatcaaatgaaaatcaaaaaaatgaagatataaTAGTCAATCAGAATGAATCTAATAAAGGTAACCTAAATAATGTAGTAGTAGATGAACATTTTAATTGTCAATAtattgaagaaaaaatgtTTACACTTATAACAGCAAAAGATTGTGAACAGGATAATATTATAGacatattaaattatatatcaaatcataaatttaaaaataagaaagcttttgttttttttttaagacATTTAATAATGCTGTCTCAgttatataaagatattattattataaatgacaaaatatataataattcatatataataaattatattaaagaatgtgtaaattttattattatatcaaGAAAGGATTATTctttaaattatttatttaaatattttgatcTTTTATGCACCTTTCATATTAATGATATGAgattaataaaaaaaatattctatctaatattatgtaacaaacattttaatgatatagaagaaaaagTTATTTATgcttattatataatacaacacttatataataacaatattttcaataaattcattgctattttattaacaaataaattacttttaaaaataaatttctTACGATTTAAACAAACAATAAATGACACCAAAAATGATTTTttaatcttttttttatattatataatgtattctttaaataataatataaataaagaaataataattcaaacTTATgttacatattataataatatgctggaaaaaaatatacaatcgatgaaaaatatagttaatttaaatatattaaaccAATTACAACatgttttattaatatcacaatattatgattcacattttaataatctaattaaaaaaaatatacaaacatattttccttttttaaatatatatgacaTTATCTTAGTATCCAccaatatttttttgaattttactacaaataatgaaataCTTTTATGTATATCGACTGATgagaatataaaaaataaaagcAAGCATATTAAATcaaatcataataataatattgttgGTAGTAGTAGTACTACTCgttgttataataatagtgaGAATGGTAACACtaaacattttaaaaattattatcataattttttatcgttgaaatatttatctGATTCTATCATTAGATCATctgataattatatttcatCTTTGAATTATAATGACAATATTGAATACGTCTATAAATTTCTTGTATTGACATCATATTGTCATTTCACGTTATATGCCAATTGGTGGGCTGATACttctatatatttcaaattaaaaaaaaaaacaaacaaacaaaaaaagGTTTTAAGAAGTAGATTGCCATATACATTTCATCtacaagaaaaaatatCTCATCTTTTagattttatattttataactCCTCTTATAGTAATGAATCTGAAATGGAAAATATTCAATTTGAAAGGGGGTATCCAAATAaa GAACAAATTATTCAACCAAATTATAAATTGTCAGaatgtaataataacattaaATATCAACACATTCAACATAATGTTCATTATGACAATGGTTGTATTAACGAACGAATATGTCATTCAAATGAATTAATTAAATGCAAATCAAACATTATAGATATCAAATATTTAACATATGTTTTCAAATCGTTTATTAgaatttctttatttaatccagattatctaaaaaaaaaaaaaaaatttattttattacttaagaattcttttatatattatatcaacagttatatatataattatgaaaatgaagaaaaaaatttaaataaaataaatgatactaaatatttaataaaaaaaaaaaaaacagaTGGAATAAATACAActtgtaataataatatatccatatgtaataaaaacTTACATGTCacacataatataaaaaatgataaaaaaaataatgatttGTATTGTGAAccttttcatttaaatatatatgaaaatgatttaagtttatatgaaataagTTCTTTATGTGaatgtttttttcttgttgaatatataaacaacCAACAtttagataatataaacaatataaaagttgtaaagaaaaataaacaaaataaacaaaataaacaaaataaacaaaataaacaaaataaacaaaataaacaaaataaacaaaatagacaaaataaacaaaatagacaaaataaacaaaataaacaaaatagACAAAATAGTTGTGATCTAATTGtagaagaagaagaatatataatatcaaattgttatgatatatttgaaaagaatatatatatatttttagataaaatgaatagattaatattaaaaaaaaaactaaaccttactatatataaagaggattatataaaaaatgtgttattaaaaaaatttgtatatcaaggagatatattttttaattattatttattattaagaTTAATATTAcctttattatttaatcAATCTCataatcattatattttattaacTAAGAGAATcattatacatatattgtctttaatatttcataaaaataatataaaagaaacaattgatgaaaatataaataataatattttagatattaaaaatataatcaataattatattaagTGGGAAgattcatttatatatataaataatcaAAGGAGAATAAgaaaacaaacaaaaatgaaaagaaatttattagattttatatatacagGTGAGTTTATTAGACCTTCATCCATACTTATTCTGTGCttatatgaattaaaaaaatatgatgatCTATTCGAGCAgtttataataaatatatttaaacaTCATAATAACTTAAATGACAATAAGGAACatatttcaaaatatatagacGAAATGTATGAAAAAACAAATGCGCTTGTAATTGATcagaataataaaaaataa
- a CDS encoding putative leucine--tRNA ligase — protein sequence MLFNFVRFLIYIYLYSLCYQQLNNVSALNNNKYKNVFFFESPNVLINKRRNYKRKIYSHEEQKLGYDFINIEKKWQTIWNSKSLLDRDFEKYNKINLERKQKKEKKYKNVDKKYENVDKKYKGVDNQNDVINNSNIDVNELINDGNHNSDNPYNYNHNYNHNYNRKKFYILDMFPYPSSEGLHVGHILCFTITDIISKFKRMNNYCVFHPIGWDSFGLPCDRLSMKKKIDPREIINKNINNFKNQLIKLGFLFNWKCEINTCDQNYYKWTQWIIIQLFLNNLSYKKSSYVNWSNELRCVISNDELRNELNLQSLQIQKIKLLQWYLKITNYANRLIKDLNLINWPIKIKNMQINWIGKKTGILLKARIISLHKILTNNNLNYILKNKKCYHKHMINIFYNNIFNHPFFILINYILSIFTFNNYINYLNEQTNEKQNSHIKQLNNQMEIFNFINKYKFFFSYDHNDLFLFFSFFFNYYDHTKNIDKIKEQKLNLPNDNFQNENFQNDNFQNEQFEVDYNILNNNNSSFFFDTKWIYFNGQNHNDMIIQMLLNNKESYYNANYFLYNFKDNIKSNDFINDHNNENVLSEKNCYVNIFLNKNEFICQNDKLIISVNHPNIRNIVNHNPFLLKFIDKMILEKDTVRLKNEELYFTGSVIYSPIINKIIPIYVSAYILDNNKNFLFLKKDMINYSKDQNTNTNTSSIYKLLKDSNYSKKKNIYNLKDWLFSRQRYWGEPFPFLYKIKDKKGTYMDNTKKDQHTDHNNNNDDHMLSHSKDINNDSNYDHQNNDKKIKIKKVINSPNNNIYIDDLPLKLPKFNKKIYEINHNNEQNVNKVSSVLSRFKKWIITKKYNMLYKRESDIMPQWAGSSWYFLRYIDSKNEKEIFNKNKINSWLPVDLYVGGSEHAVLHLLYSRFFHKFLYDLKLTKHKEPFQKLFNQGLLLNTTSFYLYTTLDNKLVSFEHINEKKINTNTTNYLNVPRNNYLMEQNKKKENINEAYSQNDCETNNLLTGQVLPEQKLACSGNQNGNIAENNDNRINDKNISPNGSLLNKDIIKNKMNDFKKEKVKDILRKDETNDDISKKNELKKDVDESELKEKILSKNNYTIVDNKYKKFLIDEEYVKEEKDQKYYLKKFPSIEVQPNYEKMSKSKGNTINPLDIVRTYGSDCLRLHILFLGPVDQNKKWTTKGIKGTFKFLNNLYNLFIQRSDMKNKKSNKNNNICAHVVDNMNDFVCHKDNNEKCVNKKNILSKDDEYEKEKHIKLKRKEKKKLQYIICKNCKSKNSNKKLILNFLKNKYGFTPNNKYKKVNDYLNIILKKDSHVFNKLSDKIKKIKIEDIENEKKKKVNYYIEKITNCINDIKLNTAVSFFMKFYNEIKTWDIIPLKIFIIFVKLLYPFCPHICEEFWFYYLKRYKIRKRKKICYFCNSNLLYYGRWPSLFEIKQNKMVNISIKMNNKHITFLQKDISNTDDITEEATNLIKHKIENEMKKGRKIVNIINIPNKVINFIIK from the coding sequence atgttatttaattttgtccgttttttaatatacatatatttgtaCTCCTTATGTTATCAACAGTTGAATAATGTTAGTGCgttaaataataataaatataagaatgtgtttttttttgaatCACCCAATGTGCTAATAAATAAGAGAAGAAACTATAAGaggaaaatatattccCATGAAGAACAAAAATTAGGGTATGATTTTATTAACATCGAAAAGAAATGGCAAACCATATGGAATTCTAAAAGTTTGTTGGATAGGGACTTTGAgaaatataacaaaattaatttggaaagaaaacaaaaaaaagaaaaaaaatataaaaatgtagaTAAAAAGTATGAAAATGTggataaaaaatataaaggTGTAGATAATCAAAATGatgttataaataattctaATATAGATGTAAATGAACTTATTAATGATGGTAATCACAATAGTGACAATCcttataattataatcataattataatcataattataatagaaaaaaattctaCATATTAGATATGTTTCCTTATCCTTCCTCAGAAGGATTACATGTAGGtcatatattatgtttCACTATTACAGATATTATTAGTAAATTTAAAAGGATGAATAATTATTGTGTTTTTCATCCTATTGGTTGGGATAGCTTCGGTTTACCTTGTGATAGATTATcaatgaagaaaaaaatagatccaagagaaattataaataaaaatataaataatttcaAAAATCAATTAATCAAATTAggttttctttttaattgGAAATGTGAAATCAATACATGTGatcaaaattattataaatggACACAATGGATAATTATACAActctttttaaataatcTAAGTTATAAAAAATCTTCATATGTTAATTGGTCAAATGAATTACGTTGTGTAATTTCAAATGATGAATTAAGAAATGAATTAAATTTACAATCTCTTcaaattcaaaaaattaaattgTTACAGTGGTATCTTAAAATTACTAATTATGCTAATCGTTTAATTAAAgatttaaatttaattaattggcctattaaaattaaaaatatgcaAATTAATTGGATTGGTAAAAAAACAGGCATACTTTTAAAAGCCAGAATTATTTCTTTACACAAAATTTTAACAAAcaataatttaaattatattttaaaaaataaaaaatgttatcATAAACATAtgattaatattttttataataatatatttaatcatcctttttttatattaataaattatatattatccATATTTACATTCAATAActatataaattatttaaatgaacaaacaaatgaaaaacaaaattCACATATCAAACAATTAAATAATCAAATggaaatatttaattttattaataaatacaaatttttcttttcatatGATCATAATgatctttttcttttcttctcttttttttttaattattatgatcatacaaaaaatatagacaaaatcaaagaacaaaaattaaatcTTCCAAACGACAATTttcaaaatgaaaattttcAAAATGACAATTTTCAAAATGAACAATTTGAAGTGgattataatattttaaataataataattcctcatttttttttgatacaaaatggatatattttaatgGGCAAAATCATAATGATATGATAATACAAAtgttattaaataataaagaaagCTATTATAATGCcaattatttcttatacaactttaaagataatataaaaagtaatgattttataaatgatcataataatgaaaatgttTTAAGTGAAAAGAATTGTTATGTAAATatctttttaaataaaaatgaatttatttgtcaaaatgataaattaataataagtGTGAATCATCCAAATATTAGAAATATTGTTAATCATAatccttttttattaaaatttattgATAAAATGATTCTTGAAAAGGATACAGTAagattaaaaaatgaagaattatatttcaCAGGGTCAGTTATTTATTCACctataataaataaaattattcctatatatgtatctgcatatattttagataataataagaatttCCTCTTTCTAAAAAAAGATATGATAAATTACTCAAAGGATCAAAATACAAATACTAATACTTcatcaatatataaattattgAAGGATTCAAATTatagtaaaaaaaaaaatatttataatttaaaagattGGTTATTTTCAAGACAAAGATATTGGGGAGAACCATTTCcttttctttataaaattaaagataaaaaagGAACATATATGGATAACACTAAAAAGGATCAACATACtgatcataataataataatgatgatcATATGTTAAGTCATTCTaaagatattaataatgattcCAATTATGATCatcaaaataatgataaaaaaataaaaataaaaaaagtcATAAATTCAccaaataataatatctaTATAGATGATTTACCATTAAAATTACcaaaatttaataaaaaaatatacgaaataaatcataataaCGAACAGAATGTAAATAAAGTTTCTTCTGTTTTGTCaagatttaaaaaatggataattaccaaaaaatataatatgcTATATAAAAGAGAAAGTGATATAATGCCACAATGGGCAGGATCAAGCTGGTATTTTCTTAGATATATTGATtcaaaaaatgaaaaagaaatttttaataaaaataaaattaacTCTTGGCTACCAGTAGATTTATATGTTGGAGGTAGTGAACATGCTGTATTgcatttattatattcaagattttttcataaattCTTATATGATTTAAAATTAACGAAACACAAAGAACCCTTCcaaaaattatttaatcAAGGGCTCTTACTAAATACAACGTCATTCTATTTATATACCACCTTAGATAATAAACTTGTTAGTTTTGAGcatattaatgaaaaaaaaataaatacaaatacaactaattatttaaatgtcccaagaaataattatcttatggaacaaaataaaaaaaaagaaaatataaatgaagCATATAGCCAAAATGATTGTGaaacaaataatttattaacGGGTCAGGTTTTACCTGAACAAAAGCTTGCATGTTCAGGTAATCAAAATGGAAATATAGcagaaaataatgataacagaattaatgataaaaatatatcacCAAATGGTAGTTTATTAAATAAggatattattaaaaataagatGAATGATTTTAAGAAAGAAAAGGTGAAAGATATTTTGAGAAAAGATGAAAcaaatgatgatatatcaaaaaaaaatgaattaaaaaaagatgtAGATGAAAGTGAGTTAAAGGAGAAAattttatcaaaaaataattacaCGATAGTTGATAATAAGTATAAGAAATTTTTAATTGATGAAGAATATGTAAAGGAAGAAAAGGATcagaaatattatttgaagAAATTTCCGTCCATTGAAGTACAACcaaattatgaaaaaatgTCTAAATCGAAAGGAAATACAATAAACCCATTAGATATTGTAAGAACATATGGATCTGATTGTTTAAGgttacatattttatttttaggTCCTGTCgatcaaaataaaaaatggaCAACTAAAGGAATAAAAGGAACGTTTAagtttttaaataatttatataatttatttatacaaaGAAGtgatatgaaaaataaaaagagtaataaaaataataatatctGTGCACATGTAGTagataatatgaatgattTTGTATGCcataaagataataatgagaaatgtgttaataaaaaaaatattttatcaaaagatgatgaatatgaaaaagagaaacatattaaattaaaaagaaaagaaaaaaagaaattacaatatattatttgtaaaaaTTGTAAGAGTAAGaatagtaataaaaaattaattttaaattttttaaaaaataaatatggTTTTACAccaaataataaatataaaaaagtaaatgattatttaaatataatattaaaaaaggaTTCACAtgtatttaataaattatctgataaaataaaaaagataaaaatagaagatatagaaaatgaaaagaaaaaaaaagtaaattattatatagaaaagATTACGAATTGtattaatgatataaaattaaatacagctgtttctttttttatgaaattttataatgaaataaaaacatGGGATATTATTcctttaaaaatatttattatatttgtaaaattattatatccATTTTGTCCACATATTTGTGAAGAGTTTTggttttattatttaaaaagatataaaattagaaaaagaaaaaaaatatgttatttCTGTAATTCaaatttgttatattatgGAAGGTGGCCTTCTTTGTTTgaaataaaacaaaataaaatggTCAACATATctataaaaatgaataacAAGCATATAACATTTCTTCAAAAGGATATATCAAATACAGATGACATAACAGAAGAGGCAACTAACTTgataaaacataaaatcgaaaatgaaatgaaaaagGGTAGGAAAATTGttaacataataaatattccAAATAAGgtaataaattttataataaaatga
- a CDS encoding hypothetical protein (conserved Plasmodium protein, unknown function) produces the protein MENQNNMNNSYYKNKKDEQENDYFNMNNEDEKKEENTFHEVTNTNIYEKNVCINKNENEDNIIRKYLSDQMTKVNIINNNHNIDNNNNDNGVHINQITNIDDSDDDIPLLKTYGINHTLKKKNDNYFNNNNNNEEEEKKKETKQWQIQQQEKNGIFLNKEQSSEPYKKKNQDNQMEKSSSDTSSDDDVCLLNLIKNDKNYNINNYNNNKNNLKDNDDDDNNNTSDYSSYDSDEPILIRSNLKNKINIETNKLGNTSQYSNTFTNSNNTYQTNKNYIINKTTLVCSQEKKSNKSKNTNAKTSLLKNSCNTTNKNTKAISKKKKPKKKNKSKTKKKTNKDKNKQNIQNIQNKQNKQNKQNIQNKHNKHNKGDNHFNDNENDSICIGTFDPRNRSNKEKLVAQLLIRWWYVLPDWPPPDYDYKDELYNRKLKLVPLEEYEDKEDIDSEGFRKVYQISAFPGIFRDAMGIAYDLRDKDSCPCYNNLIKKTDEELLNLIYQAIKNQIQCLKNSVYNETFMEKNLEKELKEVELKLNKITKKKTIKI, from the coding sequence ATGGAAAAccaaaataatatgaacaattcatactataaaaataagaaagATGAACAAGAAAATGATTACTTCAATATGAACAATGAggatgaaaaaaaagaagaaaatacGTTTCATGAGGTCACTAAtactaatatatatgaaaaaaatgtatgtataaataagaatgaaaatgaagataatattataagaaaatatcTAAGTGATCAAATGACAAAGGTcaacataataaataacaaccacaatattgataataataataatgataatggAGTCCATATTAATCAAATTACAAACATTGATGATAGTGATGATGATATTCCTTTATTAAAAACATATGGTATTAATCATACtctcaaaaaaaaaaatgacaattattttaataataataataataatgagGAGGAGGAGAAGAAGAAAGAAACAAAACAGTGGCAGATACAGCAACAAGAGAAAAATGGCATATTCTTAAACAAAGAACAATCTTCTGAAccatataaaaaaaaaaatcaagATAATCAAATGGAAAAATCTTCATCAGATACAAGCAGTGATGATGATGTATGTctattaaatttaataaaaaatgataagaattataatatcaataattataataacaacaaaaataatttaaaagataatgatgatgatgataataataatacttCAGATTACTCTAGCTATGATTCCGATGAACCAATACTTATAAGAAgtaatttaaaaaataaaataaatattgaaacaaataaattagGCAATACTAGTCAATATAGTAATACTTTTACAAATAGCAATAATACATATCAAactaataaaaattatattattaataaaacaaCACTTGTATGTAGtcaagaaaaaaaaagtaacAAATCTAAAAACACAAATGCAAAAACGAgtttattaaaaaatagCTGTAACACAactaataaaaatacaaaagccatatcaaaaaaaaaaaaaccaaaaaagaaaaataaatctaaaacaaaaaaaaaaacaaataaagataaaaataaacaaaatatacaaaatatacaaaataaacaaaataaacaaaataaacaaaatatacaaaataaacataataaacataataaaggagataatcattttaatgataatgaaaatgattCTATTTGTATAGGTACCTTTGATCCAAGAAATAGAtcaaataaagaaaaattagTAGCTCAATTATTAATACGTTGGTGGTATGTTTTACCAGATTGGCCACCTCCAGATTATGATTATAAAgatgaattatataatagaaaattaaaattagTCCCATTAGAAGAATATGAAGATAAAGAAGATATAGATTCTGAAGGATTTAGAAAGGTATATCAAATATCAGCTTTCCCAGGTATTTTCAGAGATGCCATGGGTATAGCATACGACTTAAGAGATAAAGATTCATGTCcttgttataataatttaataaaaaaaacagatgaagaattattaaatttaatatacCAAGCTATTAAAAATCAAATACaatgtttaaaaaattcaGTATACAATGAAACATTCatggaaaaaaatttgGAAAAAGAGTTAAAAGAAGTCGAATTAAAGTTAAATAAAATcaccaaaaaaaaaacaataaaaatatag